A genomic region of Saccopteryx bilineata isolate mSacBil1 chromosome 1, mSacBil1_pri_phased_curated, whole genome shotgun sequence contains the following coding sequences:
- the LOC136310206 gene encoding complement factor H-related protein 3-like: MPNMLLLATVTLTLHISWAHGQEITCDPPRFENGGYTPDRAVYKLEEVITYHCKNGFHPSTRGIKAKCTDKGWEPPPRCSLQPCDLPEIKHGVLYSEDSYRSYFPVSLGQWFYYSCDDGYATPTQKQWYYITCTTGGWSPEIPCHKKCALSHLEHKHFPHKEESYIEGQSIEVDCDPGYSLVNQQSAVMCTENGWDPPPRCIKHCGMPLFENARAIITGKPFKLNDTLDYQCLDGFENRDGKPSGSMVCGEDGWYNLPTCFNPAENCGPPPDISNGDIISIPLAVYPSSSRVEYQCQGYYELRGTKYITCRQGEWSMPPRCEEPCLISEEDMNENNIQLKGKHNTYYAKAGDVIEFTCKSGHSALTSVHSFLALCAEGEMELPRCL; the protein is encoded by the exons aaaTAACATGTGATCCTCCAAGGTTTGAAAACGGGGGCTACACTCCTGATAGGGCCGTATACAAACTTGAAGAAGTAATCACATACCACTGTAAGAATGGCTTTCATCCCTCAACCCGAGGGATTAAGGCAAAATGCACTGACAAAGGCTGGGAGCCCCCTCCAAGATGCAGCC TTCAGCCCTGTGACCTTCCAGAAATAAAACATGGAGTTCTGTATAGTGAAGATTCATACAGATCATACTTTCCAGTATCTTTGGGACAGTGGTTTTACTACTCTTGTGATGACGGTTATGCAACTCCTACACAAAAACAATGGTATTACATCACTTGCACAACAGGAGGGTGGTCGCCAGAAATACCATGCCACA AAAAATGTGCTCTCAGTCATTTGGAACATAAACATTTTCCACATAAGGAAGAAAGCTATATAGAGGGTCAGTCTATAGAGGTTGACTGCGATCCTGGCTACAGCCTTGTCAATCAGCAGAGCGCAGTGATGTGTACGGAGAACGGCTGGGACCCTCCTCCCAGATGCATCA AACATTGTGGTATGCCATTATTTGAGAATGCCAGAGCCATCATCACTGGAAAACCGTTTAAACTCAATGACACGTTGGACTATCAATGCCTGGATGGGTTCGAAAACAGAGACGGAAAGCCGTCGGGATCCATGGTGTGTGGTGAGGACGGCTGGTACAACTTGCCAACCTGCTTTA acCCAGCAGAAAACTGTGGGCCTCCTCCTGATATTAGCAATGGGGACATCATTTCCATCCCATTGGCAGTGTATCCTTCTTCATCACGGGTTGAGTACCAATGCCAGGGCTACTATGAACTTCGAGGAACTAAATATATAACATGTCGTCAAGGAGAGTGGTCAATGCCACCGAGATGTGAAG AACCATGTTTAATATCTGAGGAAGACATGAATGAAAATAACATACAATTAAAAGGGAAACACAACACCTATTATGCAAAGGCAGGGGATGTCATTGAATTTACGTGTAAATCCGGACACAGCGCACTGACGTCAGTGCACTCATTTCTAGCCCTGTGTGCCGAAGGGGAAATGGAGTTGCCCCGATGTCTGTGA